One window from the genome of Eucalyptus grandis isolate ANBG69807.140 chromosome 7, ASM1654582v1, whole genome shotgun sequence encodes:
- the LOC104454856 gene encoding uncharacterized protein LOC104454856 codes for MGDEGGGGDGGGGGGGREAMLPSNKVKLLCSHGGKILPRPGDGHLKYVGGETRVISISRDASFSDLMKKLSAQIDADVVLKYQVAPEDLDALVSVRSDEDLRHMLDEYDRHESGGNPRLRAFLFPANPTVVENQTAALEPQAPEQCYVDAINGIVLTMPNLRMAPLQVNRAVFSISSACSLPKSPSPDSGRSTKNDDNSIQEFIIDVRGPSARGPQLHLEPPSTAEAWWVANIADFLICVVFGPVAYIVVAKCLRGLVPLLSLSTT; via the exons ATGGGAGATgaaggcggtggcggcgacggcggaggcggcggcggaggcagGGAGGCGATGTTGCCGAGCAACAAGGTCAAGCTCCTGTGCAGCCACGGCGGGAAGATCCTGCCGCGGCCCGGCGACGGGCACCTCAAGTACGTGGGCGGCGAGACCCGGGTCATCTCCATCTCTCGCGACGCGTCTTTCTCCG ATTTGATGAAGAAGCTGAGTGCCCAGATCGATGCGGACGTGGTCCTTAAGTACCAGGTGGCGCCGGAGGATCTCGACGCGCTGGTGTCGGTGCGATCGGACGAGGATCTCAGGCACATGCTCGACGAGTACGACCGCCACGAGAGCGGCGGGAACCCGAGGCTCCGGGCCTTCCTGTTCCCCGCCAATCCGACCGTGGTCGAGAACCAGACGGCCGCCCTGGAGCCGCAGGCACCGGAGCAGTGCTACGTCGACGCCATCAACGGCATCGTCCTGACCATGCCCAACCTGAGGATGGCCCCTCTCCAAGTGAACCGTGCCGTGTTCAGCATATCCTCCGCCTGCTCCTTGCCGAAATCGCCGTCTCCGGACAGCGGCCGCTCGACCAAAAATGATGAT AATTCAATCCAAGAATTCATAATCGACGTCAGAGGACCGTCGGCTCGTGGTCCCCAGCTCCACCTTGAGCCGCCATCCACTGCCGAAGCTTGGTGGGTCGCAAATATTGCGGATTTTCTCATTTGCGTGGTATTCGGCCCGGTTGCCTATATCGTCGTGGCAAAGTGCCTCCGCGGGCTTGtgcctctcctctccctctccaccACCTAA